In the genome of Methanothrix sp., one region contains:
- a CDS encoding matrixin family metalloprotease — translation MMLRVFFRGDDLNREALRSLFENSFRGLGLFMEFSDPPEHLEGRNDAADILSTLLRKTGAHPSIWVVDVDIHLPGAGSIFGCAAGRCAITTTSGLGRNAWMNVAMHEIGHILGLDHCTAQCLMQPARNEEEVEKRPFTLCEQCFCIARENMRRGPVSEDELNPIH, via the coding sequence ATGATGCTGCGGGTCTTCTTCAGGGGTGACGATCTGAACAGGGAGGCGCTCCGCTCTCTCTTCGAGAACTCCTTTCGCGGTCTTGGACTCTTCATGGAGTTCTCAGATCCACCGGAGCATCTGGAGGGCAGGAATGACGCTGCTGATATCCTGAGCACGCTATTAAGAAAAACCGGAGCGCATCCATCCATCTGGGTGGTCGATGTCGATATACACCTTCCAGGCGCAGGCTCGATATTCGGATGTGCTGCCGGGCGATGCGCCATAACCACAACATCTGGTTTGGGGAGAAATGCCTGGATGAACGTGGCCATGCATGAGATAGGCCACATCCTCGGGCTGGACCACTGCACTGCGCAGTGCCTCATGCAGCCAGCAAGGAATGAGGAAGAGGTTGAGAAACGCCCTTTCACACTGTGCGAGCAGTGCTTCTGTATCGCAAGGGAGAATATGCGGCGTGGGCCAGTCTCTGAAGATGAGCTGAATCCCATACATTAG
- a CDS encoding TIGR00303 family protein, translating to MPRWIYPDFDLRPSRPLFTCIISNTHVGKIPGVSAAGVTPELTFYTPGADAELVEFNRIVTMPGLPETPGGCPTPGIITRAALSLTGVPALFVASGLEKKPAVPYVELGGAAGGDIRYVPGVPEAPAIMERAEILGRKVSALSDCIFIGESIAGGTTTALAVLQAIGYNGSVSSSFDANPIELKMEIVRESLRRCDAEPGEFRNDIMRAIVEFGDPMIPCALGLLKGIGSSTRVVLSGGTQLAAVLLLARRLGIEGDFSIATTKYVAEDRSASFRDIVEDSGWPYYVVDPGLGRSKIPVIQAFTRGFVKEGVGAGGAALLAGILGVTQERLVEETDRVLMTVELPGCASRA from the coding sequence ATGCCCAGATGGATATACCCGGATTTCGATCTAAGGCCATCGCGGCCTCTCTTCACGTGCATAATCTCAAACACGCATGTAGGAAAGATACCAGGAGTGAGCGCTGCTGGCGTCACGCCTGAGCTCACGTTTTACACGCCTGGCGCGGATGCTGAGCTGGTTGAGTTCAACAGGATCGTCACAATGCCAGGGCTCCCTGAGACGCCCGGAGGATGCCCTACGCCCGGCATAATCACAAGGGCCGCGCTGAGCCTGACCGGGGTGCCTGCGCTCTTCGTTGCCAGCGGCCTGGAGAAGAAGCCCGCTGTTCCATATGTTGAGCTTGGTGGTGCGGCAGGCGGAGATATAAGATATGTGCCAGGTGTGCCTGAGGCACCAGCGATAATGGAGAGGGCTGAGATTCTTGGAAGAAAGGTATCGGCCCTCTCAGACTGCATATTCATCGGAGAATCCATTGCCGGAGGCACAACCACAGCGCTAGCAGTGCTGCAAGCCATCGGATATAATGGGAGTGTAAGCAGCAGCTTTGATGCAAACCCGATCGAGCTCAAAATGGAGATCGTCAGGGAATCTCTGAGGAGATGCGATGCAGAGCCGGGGGAGTTCAGGAATGATATCATGCGGGCGATCGTGGAGTTCGGAGACCCGATGATCCCGTGCGCTTTGGGCCTTCTCAAAGGCATCGGCTCATCCACGCGGGTCGTCCTCTCCGGCGGAACCCAGCTCGCTGCGGTGCTCCTTCTGGCCAGGCGGCTTGGGATCGAGGGGGATTTCTCGATAGCAACAACGAAGTATGTGGCCGAGGACCGCAGCGCCAGCTTCAGGGATATCGTCGAGGATTCCGGATGGCCCTATTATGTCGTGGATCCCGGCCTTGGGAGATCGAAAATCCCCGTGATCCAGGCGTTCACCAGGGGTTTCGTGAAGGAAGGTGTCGGTGCTGGAGGGGCAGCGCTACTTGCGGGAATCCTCGGCGTAACGCAGGAGAGGCTGGTCGAAGAGACCGACAGGGTGCTGATGACTGTGGAGCTTCCAGGATGCGCATCCAGAGCATGA
- a CDS encoding Mrp/NBP35 family ATP-binding protein encodes MRRIKRKMLVGSGKGGVGKSTVAAYLAIWLAKKGYSVGLLDADITGPNIPKLLGIENERLTVGPDGIHPATVGNIRVVSMALILPTSGTSVVWRGPMKMAAIKQFISEVCWGDLDYLIVDLPPGTSDEPISLVQLIPDLDGVVVVTTPQDVAILDTQKSVDMFRKMNVRVIGMVENMSGLVCPHCGEMIDFGSGNGEISARDMGVDFLGSVPIDPELGRPYRYLDGAEGSSPGLRSMEMIASRIAGAID; translated from the coding sequence ATGAGACGGATAAAAAGAAAGATGCTTGTGGGAAGCGGAAAGGGGGGCGTGGGCAAAAGCACGGTGGCGGCATATCTCGCGATCTGGCTGGCCAAGAAGGGGTACAGCGTCGGCTTGCTTGATGCGGATATAACGGGACCGAACATACCAAAGCTGCTGGGAATAGAGAATGAGCGCCTCACAGTGGGACCTGATGGCATACATCCTGCGACTGTTGGCAACATCAGGGTCGTGTCGATGGCCCTCATACTTCCAACATCAGGGACCTCGGTTGTCTGGCGCGGCCCGATGAAGATGGCAGCCATAAAGCAGTTCATCTCTGAGGTATGCTGGGGGGATCTCGATTACCTGATCGTGGATCTTCCGCCTGGAACGAGCGACGAGCCCATAAGCCTGGTCCAGCTGATACCTGATCTGGATGGAGTTGTGGTTGTCACAACACCGCAGGATGTCGCAATTCTCGATACGCAGAAATCTGTCGACATGTTCAGGAAGATGAATGTGCGCGTGATCGGTATGGTCGAGAACATGAGCGGTCTCGTATGCCCGCACTGTGGAGAGATGATAGATTTCGGATCAGGAAATGGTGAGATCTCTGCCAGGGATATGGGCGTGGATTTCCTGGGCTCGGTGCCCATTGATCCGGAGCTGGGCAGGCCATACAGATATCTCGATGGAGCTGAGGGGAGTTCACCCGGGCTCAGATCGATGGAGATGATAGCCTCCAGGATAGCCGGTGCGATTGACTGA